In the Spirochaetota bacterium genome, one interval contains:
- a CDS encoding response regulator, translating into MQQIIWYVLLASVNIFLAIYFIFIYIYRKEPFYLHFSILSLALGFWTLGYHGLNLYIVDNNVSYIICTYVCAILVSAFYVTFIHSFLKISYNIFTYILLGSMIFFIIFTCGETLLTCHIQVYVKHIFKFFLIIGLLLVFYGNVICIIGKIKNRPYSLRIFTGTFILSSSYALSILSFLEITKNYQLVSEGFFAMILVFASALASRFSQVHGELEKAHGDLLVLDKMKDDFLSTTTHELRTPLHGIMGIAESLVDGSLGDMTMRQKESLDLIRLSAGRLNGLVTSILDFSKLRAGRADLFIDDVALGEVITSVLSLLEASAKGKAIEFRTDIGPLPKIRADRNRLYQVLINLVGNAIKFTEKGTITVRASLAGSDTVRVEVEDSGPGIAPEDLAGIWTPFTRGGDADTRRAGGTGLGLAITKNLVELHGGTIRVQSEPGKGSVFIFEIPVKARMAGIDRAKAPQYDLYLPDTAVPAPAADTSAAAETVEAPVEDEETGNEEWTEPVAARRDAPVILAVDDDPVNLKVIENLCRPRGYLLFTAEDGPSALRMIETNDIDLVLLDLMLPGMSGYEVCREIRRMDKGRHMPVIMVTARDQVSDLAQGFRTGASDYITKPFRSQELVLRIENQLALKMLLEMEKSLVNGLRKEKQSVTGLLERTMDLKESTLQMLEWEKIIRTDLGVARTFQERLMSHRGPFEGFEASVHYHPLMDLGGDVCDIIQPRPGVLRVFLADATGHGISASLNTVKILTEYAAVRETLGSPAEIMDFLNRRFSKQFKQYGIVFTCVIADVDIAARSVTVATAGMPPQMLRRGGEIAVIGPTCPIIGLSDTVACRQERHAMRRGDILFLYSDGLIEMIDGRNRGGPRTADSAQVLADALASRYQGANLEESGGALLRQFGGVENISIDDVTFIAVRITG; encoded by the coding sequence ATGCAGCAAATTATTTGGTACGTTCTGCTCGCTTCTGTAAATATCTTCCTTGCGATATACTTCATATTCATATACATATATAGAAAAGAACCATTTTATTTACACTTTTCCATACTATCTTTAGCATTGGGATTCTGGACACTTGGATATCATGGTTTAAATCTTTATATTGTCGATAACAATGTTTCTTATATTATTTGCACCTATGTCTGTGCAATTCTCGTAAGCGCATTTTATGTTACGTTCATCCATTCTTTTCTAAAAATATCATATAATATTTTCACATATATCTTATTGGGCAGCATGATTTTCTTCATAATTTTTACCTGCGGAGAGACTCTGTTAACATGCCATATCCAGGTGTATGTGAAACACATATTTAAATTTTTTCTTATTATTGGATTACTTCTCGTTTTTTATGGTAATGTTATTTGTATAATTGGAAAAATTAAAAACAGGCCGTATTCACTGAGAATATTTACAGGAACATTTATTTTATCATCAAGTTATGCGTTAAGTATATTATCCTTTCTGGAAATCACAAAGAATTACCAGCTTGTTTCAGAAGGATTTTTCGCAATGATTCTTGTTTTTGCGTCCGCCCTTGCCTCCCGTTTCTCCCAGGTCCACGGCGAACTCGAAAAAGCCCACGGCGACCTCCTGGTCCTGGACAAGATGAAGGACGACTTCCTCTCCACCACGACCCACGAGCTCAGGACGCCCCTCCACGGAATCATGGGCATAGCCGAGTCCCTGGTGGACGGCTCCCTGGGGGACATGACCATGCGTCAGAAAGAGAGCCTGGACCTGATACGGCTGAGCGCCGGCAGGCTGAACGGCCTGGTCACCTCCATCCTCGACTTCAGCAAGCTCCGTGCCGGGCGGGCCGACCTCTTCATCGACGACGTGGCCCTGGGAGAGGTGATCACCTCCGTGCTGTCACTGCTGGAGGCCTCGGCCAAAGGCAAGGCCATCGAGTTCAGGACCGACATCGGCCCCCTGCCGAAGATCAGGGCGGACCGGAACCGCCTCTACCAGGTCCTGATCAACCTGGTGGGGAACGCCATCAAGTTCACGGAAAAGGGGACCATAACCGTGCGGGCCTCCCTGGCGGGAAGCGACACGGTGCGCGTCGAGGTGGAGGACTCCGGCCCCGGCATCGCGCCGGAGGACCTGGCCGGCATCTGGACCCCCTTTACCAGGGGCGGCGACGCTGACACCCGCCGCGCCGGCGGCACGGGCCTCGGCCTGGCCATCACGAAGAACCTGGTGGAGCTCCACGGCGGCACAATCCGGGTCCAGAGCGAGCCCGGCAAGGGGAGCGTCTTTATTTTCGAGATCCCGGTAAAAGCCCGGATGGCCGGTATCGACCGCGCGAAGGCGCCGCAGTACGATCTGTACCTTCCGGATACGGCGGTTCCCGCCCCTGCCGCGGACACTTCAGCCGCGGCGGAGACGGTTGAAGCGCCCGTGGAGGACGAAGAAACGGGAAACGAGGAATGGACGGAGCCGGTGGCGGCGCGGCGCGACGCCCCGGTGATCCTGGCCGTGGACGACGACCCGGTGAACCTCAAGGTGATAGAGAACCTCTGCCGCCCCCGGGGCTACCTGCTCTTCACCGCGGAGGACGGCCCCTCGGCCCTTCGCATGATAGAGACAAACGACATCGACCTGGTCCTCCTGGACCTGATGCTCCCCGGCATGAGCGGGTACGAGGTGTGCCGCGAGATCCGGCGCATGGACAAGGGCCGCCACATGCCCGTCATCATGGTCACGGCCCGCGACCAGGTGAGCGACCTCGCCCAGGGCTTCAGGACCGGCGCGAGCGACTACATCACCAAGCCCTTCAGGAGCCAGGAGCTGGTCCTGCGCATCGAGAACCAGCTGGCCCTCAAGATGCTGCTGGAAATGGAGAAGTCCCTGGTCAACGGCCTCAGGAAGGAAAAGCAGTCCGTCACGGGCCTGCTGGAGCGGACCATGGACCTGAAGGAATCGACCCTGCAGATGCTGGAATGGGAAAAGATCATCAGGACCGACCTCGGCGTAGCCCGGACCTTCCAGGAGCGCCTCATGTCCCACCGGGGCCCCTTCGAGGGATTCGAGGCGAGCGTCCATTACCATCCCCTCATGGACCTGGGGGGCGACGTGTGCGACATCATCCAGCCGCGGCCGGGCGTGCTCCGGGTCTTCCTGGCGGACGCCACGGGCCACGGCATATCCGCGTCCCTCAACACCGTGAAGATCCTCACGGAGTACGCGGCGGTCAGGGAGACCCTGGGCTCCCCGGCGGAGATCATGGACTTCCTGAACCGGCGCTTCTCGAAGCAGTTCAAGCAGTACGGCATCGTCTTCACCTGCGTCATCGCCGATGTCGACATCGCCGCCCGGTCCGTCACGGTTGCCACTGCCGGTATGCCGCCCCAGATGCTCCGCCGCGGCGGCGAGATAGCGGTCATCGGCCCCACGTGCCCCATCATCGGCCTCTCCGACACCGTCGCCTGCCGCCAGGAGCGCCACGCCATGAGACGGGGCGACATCCTCTTCCTGTACAGCGACGGCCTCATCGAGATGATCGACGGGCGGAACCGGGGCGGCCCGCGGACCGCGGACAGCGCCCAGGTCCTGGCGGACGCCCTGGCCTCCCGCTACCAGGGCGCGAACCTTGAAGAATCCGGCGGCGCGCTCCTGAGGCAATTCGGCGGCGTCGAAAATATTTCCATCGACGATGTCACCTTTATCGCGGTGAGGATTACCGGGTAG
- a CDS encoding helix-turn-helix transcriptional regulator has protein sequence MLQNLRSITRHDSTGPALDRNERRRSIVVKDTLYVYSAYAITILITLAARAIDLTDIAYPVLAGLFLWSSAQTAVFIAIAAAKKSVTPRFARVHYTGQFAVWLFTYAFWIFHIGPIRSAGLLFALMAMAFLLPNSNLFESYLLAASIAVVQAFVAAWGIHFAGQPGSMVTELFYILCFFPAALFISFLAGQYERQREKARRARVQAAAARDAIWKVIRKTADAGGDTLHDALYLVNLVFEYCGAAEGCLFALDAERGRLDPVFSRLEKASGGGALTAAAEAAAGLREPEPGGDDVFCVAFMPARGSSGVCSMVSPRMIGSVTDPELDEIREILSRCAGVLWRSPAHDEPSGPGMEDKTVLTESSVEKIEKAMAYIRENFTSEISRDGLASHLDISPNYFGRLFAEYTGKKMNDFIIDLRVEEAMKLLRSTDRQVIDIAFEVGFNNLRTFNRAFSKSLSMTPQEYRKSGR, from the coding sequence ATGCTTCAGAACCTGCGGTCAATAACGCGCCACGACTCGACCGGTCCCGCCCTTGACCGGAACGAGCGCAGGCGCTCCATCGTGGTCAAGGACACGCTCTACGTGTACAGCGCCTACGCCATAACCATTCTCATCACCCTGGCGGCCCGCGCCATCGATCTCACGGACATAGCGTACCCGGTCCTGGCGGGCCTGTTCCTCTGGTCGTCCGCCCAAACCGCGGTCTTCATCGCCATCGCGGCCGCGAAAAAATCGGTGACCCCGCGCTTCGCCAGGGTCCACTACACGGGCCAGTTCGCGGTGTGGCTCTTCACCTACGCCTTCTGGATCTTCCATATCGGGCCCATCCGCTCAGCGGGGCTCCTCTTCGCGCTCATGGCCATGGCCTTTCTCCTGCCCAACTCGAACCTGTTCGAATCGTACCTGCTGGCCGCGTCCATCGCCGTGGTCCAGGCCTTCGTGGCCGCCTGGGGGATCCATTTCGCCGGCCAGCCGGGCTCGATGGTGACAGAGCTCTTTTACATTCTCTGCTTCTTTCCCGCCGCCCTTTTCATCAGCTTTCTCGCCGGCCAGTACGAGCGCCAGCGCGAGAAGGCGCGCCGGGCCCGGGTCCAGGCCGCGGCGGCCCGGGACGCCATCTGGAAGGTGATCCGCAAGACCGCCGACGCCGGCGGCGACACCCTCCATGACGCCCTCTACCTGGTGAACCTGGTCTTCGAATACTGCGGCGCGGCGGAGGGGTGCCTCTTCGCCCTGGACGCGGAACGGGGGCGTCTTGACCCGGTCTTTTCCAGGCTCGAAAAAGCGTCCGGCGGCGGCGCGCTGACGGCCGCGGCTGAGGCCGCCGCCGGCCTGCGGGAGCCGGAGCCCGGCGGGGACGATGTCTTCTGCGTGGCCTTCATGCCGGCCCGGGGCTCCTCCGGCGTCTGCTCCATGGTGAGCCCCCGGATGATCGGCTCCGTGACGGATCCGGAGCTCGATGAAATCAGGGAGATACTCTCCCGCTGCGCCGGGGTGCTGTGGCGGTCGCCGGCCCACGACGAGCCTTCGGGACCCGGCATGGAGGACAAAACGGTCCTCACCGAATCGTCGGTGGAAAAGATCGAGAAAGCCATGGCGTATATCAGGGAGAACTTCACCTCGGAGATCTCCCGCGACGGCCTGGCCTCACACCTGGACATCAGCCCCAACTATTTCGGCAGGCTCTTCGCGGAGTACACGGGCAAGAAGATGAACGATTTCATCATCGACCTCCGGGTCGAGGAGGCCATGAAGCTCCTCCGGAGCACTGACCGGCAGGTCATCGATATCGCCTTCGAGGTGGGCTTCAACAACCTGCGCACCTTCAACCGGGCCTTCAGCAAGAGCCTTTCCATGACCCCCCAGGAGTACCGGAAGTCGGGGCGGTAG
- a CDS encoding SGNH/GDSL hydrolase family protein, with translation MKKLLVASFIVSLFLAVIGCGMADMTNPTANEFDVVIVGDSIYDLDGFIHANLKTLSGKSYKDYSKSGDTVSYITKQYNTAIAARPTIKTILMDGGGNDILMDVYWSQACQATSTISSACKAYIDGVLDQDEALWEDMNDDGVDNIFHLGYYRLKKGILTTLLYGGTKLNPAVVYADDQLAAACAVSPAQCWFIDPRADFLGKESSYIKSDGIHPTNAGGKVIATKIYNKMTAVGAYK, from the coding sequence ATGAAAAAATTGTTAGTGGCATCATTTATTGTGAGTCTTTTCCTGGCGGTGATCGGCTGCGGCATGGCCGACATGACCAACCCAACGGCTAACGAGTTCGACGTGGTCATAGTGGGCGACTCGATCTATGACCTGGACGGGTTCATCCACGCCAATTTGAAGACACTGTCCGGCAAGTCGTACAAGGACTATTCTAAGAGCGGCGATACCGTGTCCTACATCACCAAGCAGTACAACACCGCCATAGCGGCCCGGCCAACCATCAAGACCATCCTCATGGACGGCGGCGGCAACGACATCCTGATGGACGTGTACTGGAGCCAGGCATGCCAGGCCACCTCGACCATCTCGTCGGCCTGCAAGGCCTATATCGACGGCGTCCTTGACCAGGACGAGGCCCTCTGGGAAGACATGAACGATGACGGCGTGGACAACATCTTCCATCTCGGCTACTACCGGCTGAAAAAGGGCATACTGACCACCCTGCTCTATGGCGGCACCAAGCTGAACCCGGCAGTGGTTTACGCAGACGACCAGCTCGCGGCCGCCTGCGCGGTTTCCCCGGCCCAGTGCTGGTTCATCGATCCCCGGGCCGACTTCCTCGGAAAAGAATCGAGCTACATCAAATCCGACGGCATCCACCCCACCAATGCCGGCGGCAAGGTCATAGCGACCAAGATCTACAACAAAATGACCGCTGTGGGAGCGTATAAGTAG
- a CDS encoding methyltransferase domain-containing protein — MKEKTRYLKLLKDASIEKTVLDAIESVDRPRFFDAIFADRAYSRDLIPIGSGQKSDDPVVMAKMIGHLNLKKSDRVLEVGTGSGYSTAVLASIARDVVTIEYHEGLARLAKERVIGEGRRDVRFYAGDATDFDGPLGEFDAVIVFAACMRTPYFLINTVKPGGVAVYPMGPAHQQQIARFTNNEKARQTAENFRFYDLCSFDSIRGVYGWVDVGEKIPDHEPEERGVAEKPEKE, encoded by the coding sequence ATGAAGGAGAAGACCAGATACCTGAAGCTGCTGAAAGACGCGTCGATCGAGAAAACGGTCCTTGACGCCATCGAGTCCGTGGACCGGCCGAGGTTCTTCGACGCCATATTCGCGGACCGCGCCTATTCCCGGGACCTGATCCCCATCGGCTCCGGGCAGAAGAGCGACGATCCCGTCGTGATGGCGAAGATGATCGGCCACCTTAACCTGAAGAAAAGCGATCGGGTCCTTGAGGTGGGCACCGGCTCCGGCTATTCCACGGCGGTGCTGGCGTCGATCGCGCGGGACGTGGTGACGATCGAGTATCACGAGGGCCTGGCCCGCCTGGCCAAGGAGCGCGTCATCGGCGAGGGGCGACGGGACGTGCGGTTCTACGCGGGGGACGCCACCGATTTCGACGGTCCCCTGGGGGAATTCGACGCGGTCATCGTGTTCGCGGCCTGCATGCGCACGCCCTATTTCCTGATCAACACGGTCAAACCCGGGGGCGTCGCCGTGTACCCGATGGGACCGGCGCACCAGCAGCAGATCGCGCGCTTCACCAACAACGAGAAGGCGCGCCAGACGGCGGAAAACTTCAGGTTTTACGACCTATGCTCCTTTGATTCGATACGGGGCGTGTACGGGTGGGTCGATGTGGGCGAGAAAATCCCCGACCATGAGCCTGAAGAGAGGGGCGTGGCGGAAAAGCCGGAAAAGGAATGA
- a CDS encoding ABC transporter permease, giving the protein MKFSEARDGALAAFEGVGSYGLFFRDIILWMFRPPFDAKNIIIQMVEIGYKSIPVTAITLFFTGMVMAFQLGRVMDSLMSGSSIFVGSGVTISMFRELCPVLTGLLLAGRVGSSIAAEIGTMKVTEQIDALRTLSAEPVQYLAVPRFLASLVMTPVLTFITDVVGVLGGAFIAFFSLGITVDKYVDNILQYTNLSDLTTGLVKSVFFGMEIAVISCYEGFHTTGGAEGVGKSTIQAVVKSSMMILISDYFLTYLIRFFE; this is encoded by the coding sequence ATGAAGTTCAGTGAGGCGCGGGACGGGGCCCTCGCGGCGTTCGAGGGCGTGGGGAGCTACGGGCTTTTTTTCCGCGACATCATCCTGTGGATGTTCCGTCCCCCCTTTGACGCGAAGAATATCATCATCCAGATGGTCGAGATCGGGTACAAGTCGATCCCGGTCACGGCGATCACCCTCTTCTTCACCGGCATGGTCATGGCCTTTCAGCTCGGCCGGGTGATGGATTCCCTCATGTCCGGCTCGTCCATATTCGTGGGGAGCGGCGTCACCATATCCATGTTCCGCGAGCTCTGCCCGGTCCTCACCGGGCTCCTCCTGGCCGGCCGGGTCGGCTCGTCCATCGCCGCGGAGATCGGCACCATGAAGGTGACGGAGCAGATCGACGCGCTCCGGACCCTGTCGGCCGAACCGGTCCAGTACCTGGCGGTGCCGCGCTTCCTCGCCTCCCTGGTGATGACGCCGGTGCTCACCTTTATCACCGACGTCGTCGGCGTCCTCGGGGGCGCCTTCATCGCCTTTTTTTCCCTCGGCATCACCGTCGACAAGTACGTGGACAATATACTCCAGTATACCAACCTGAGCGACCTCACCACGGGTCTGGTGAAGTCGGTGTTCTTCGGCATGGAGATAGCTGTCATCTCCTGCTACGAGGGCTTCCACACCACCGGCGGCGCCGAGGGCGTTGGTAAATCGACCATACAGGCCGTGGTCAAGTCGTCGATGATGATACTGATCTCGGACTATTTTCTCACCTACCTCATCAGGTTTTTCGAATAG
- the dnaB gene encoding replicative DNA helicase, which produces MLSEKLPPQDVETETACLASVLLSREALYKVIEILQPEDFYLDKHRIIFGAVMELLQKDLPVDLTTVKQRLTDHGTFDKVGGDQALVELYRSVSTSANAEFYAKRIKELSLRRRLIEVSTESVEKCYDMSIETEELIDRIERDIFEITEKRITADFKPIEEVLHETMNNIGNWYETKRVVTGVGSGFRRLDEMLTGFHAAELIIIAARPGMGKTALALNIVNNVALKEKRPVLFFSLEMPATQLGMRMLCIDSMIDSQLVRTGYIKSEQMHKLIETSGKLSKASIFIDDSPSSTVLQMRAKARRLAQKHKNLGIIVVDYLQLITGTNARVDRHLQIAEISRFLKQLARDLEVPVIALSQLSRQVEHRTDQRPTLADLRESGAIEQDADVVMFIYREDKVKKETERRGVADVIIAKQRNGPVGDVPLKFWEKYTRFDDLEEIHGDYDTMGPDYEVQ; this is translated from the coding sequence ATGCTCTCCGAAAAGCTTCCCCCGCAGGATGTTGAAACTGAAACAGCCTGCCTGGCCTCGGTTCTGCTGAGCAGGGAAGCCCTCTACAAGGTGATTGAAATCCTCCAGCCGGAGGATTTTTACCTGGATAAGCATCGCATCATCTTCGGGGCGGTCATGGAGCTCCTCCAGAAGGACCTCCCCGTCGACCTCACCACCGTGAAGCAGCGCCTCACGGACCACGGCACCTTCGACAAGGTCGGCGGCGACCAGGCCCTGGTCGAGCTCTACCGGTCCGTGTCCACCTCGGCCAACGCCGAGTTCTACGCCAAGCGCATCAAGGAGCTTTCCCTCAGGCGGCGCCTCATCGAGGTGTCCACCGAGTCGGTGGAGAAATGCTACGATATGTCCATCGAGACCGAGGAGCTGATTGACCGGATCGAGCGCGATATCTTCGAAATCACGGAAAAACGCATCACCGCCGACTTCAAGCCGATCGAGGAAGTGCTCCACGAGACCATGAACAACATCGGGAACTGGTACGAGACCAAGCGGGTCGTCACCGGCGTCGGCTCCGGGTTCCGCAGGCTCGACGAGATGCTCACCGGCTTCCACGCGGCGGAGCTCATCATCATCGCGGCCCGCCCCGGCATGGGGAAGACGGCCCTGGCCCTGAACATCGTCAACAACGTGGCCCTGAAGGAGAAGAGGCCGGTCCTCTTCTTTTCCCTCGAGATGCCCGCGACCCAGCTGGGCATGCGGATGCTCTGCATCGACTCCATGATCGATTCCCAGCTGGTGCGCACCGGCTACATCAAGTCGGAGCAGATGCACAAGCTCATCGAGACATCGGGGAAGCTCTCAAAGGCTTCCATCTTCATAGACGATTCGCCCTCCTCCACGGTGCTCCAGATGCGCGCCAAGGCGCGGCGCCTGGCGCAGAAGCACAAGAACCTCGGCATCATCGTCGTCGACTACCTCCAGCTGATCACCGGGACCAACGCCCGGGTCGACCGCCACCTGCAGATCGCCGAGATATCGCGCTTCTTAAAGCAGCTGGCCCGGGACCTGGAGGTGCCGGTCATCGCCCTGTCGCAGCTCTCGCGGCAGGTGGAGCACCGCACCGACCAGCGGCCCACCCTGGCCGACCTCCGCGAATCGGGCGCCATCGAGCAGGACGCCGACGTGGTCATGTTCATCTACCGCGAGGACAAGGTGAAGAAGGAGACGGAGCGGCGGGGCGTCGCCGACGTGATCATAGCCAAGCAGCGGAACGGCCCCGTGGGGGACGTCCCCCTGAAGTTCTGGGAAAAGTACACCCGCTTCGACGATCTCGAAGAGATCCACGGCGATTACGATACCATGGGTCCGGATTATGAAGTTCAGTGA
- the rplI gene encoding 50S ribosomal protein L9: MKVILQKDIPNLGDAGDIKEVSPGYARNFLLPRKLVIVANDSSKKAIDHQKKLVKIKKEKRKKQSEKLAESITGLELQIAVQVGEEGKLFGSVTAMDIAKKLKEKGFEIDKRKIIIETPIKQEGEYTVKIKLDEGQAPAIKIIVGKE, encoded by the coding sequence ATGAAAGTCATATTACAAAAAGATATACCGAACCTGGGAGACGCGGGCGACATCAAGGAGGTGTCCCCCGGCTACGCGCGGAACTTCCTGCTGCCGAGGAAGCTGGTCATCGTCGCCAACGACTCAAGCAAGAAGGCGATCGACCACCAGAAGAAGCTCGTCAAGATCAAGAAGGAGAAGCGGAAGAAGCAGAGCGAAAAGCTCGCCGAGAGCATCACCGGCCTCGAGCTGCAGATAGCGGTCCAGGTCGGGGAAGAGGGCAAGCTCTTCGGGTCGGTCACCGCCATGGACATCGCCAAGAAGCTGAAAGAGAAGGGTTTCGAGATCGACAAGCGGAAGATCATAATCGAGACCCCCATCAAGCAGGAAGGGGAGTACACCGTTAAAATCAAACTGGACGAAGGGCAGGCCCCCGCGATAAAGATAATCGTCGGCAAGGAGTAA
- a CDS encoding DUF2232 domain-containing protein — MLAVLAAVAGALMLMVGSAYLYHRLEWKALVIFAVLTVSVVLVTGRVMDLPLVAAPFLLGGIGGYTLKKGKSFEFYLVTTSVALSVLVTGFFYYMAYYQNVDFIGMMRGELVRIMDTGGAPGDIKRQFLAEFDASRGDIMARVPFSSFVNAVVISGLGYLVMERFLKRMVPVKVGAGLEWFRLNDYFIFVLIGGLAAYLLIDKGAYPVLHSAGLNIALGAALLYFVQALGLIKYFLIQRGLPGYFLPLGLTVMLIAGMWMALFLFIMLAGLGALDVWADFRKRITVDTNKKDTE, encoded by the coding sequence GTGCTTGCTGTTCTGGCCGCCGTTGCCGGCGCCCTGATGCTGATGGTGGGCTCAGCCTACCTGTATCACCGGCTCGAATGGAAGGCGCTGGTCATCTTCGCGGTCCTTACAGTGTCGGTGGTACTCGTTACCGGAAGGGTGATGGACCTTCCCCTGGTGGCGGCGCCCTTTCTGCTGGGCGGCATCGGGGGATACACCCTGAAAAAGGGAAAGAGCTTCGAGTTTTACCTGGTGACGACCTCCGTCGCTCTTTCCGTTCTGGTGACCGGCTTTTTCTATTACATGGCCTATTACCAGAATGTCGATTTTATCGGCATGATGAGGGGCGAGCTGGTCCGGATCATGGATACGGGCGGCGCGCCCGGGGATATAAAGCGCCAGTTCCTGGCAGAGTTCGACGCCTCCCGGGGCGACATCATGGCCCGGGTGCCCTTTTCGTCCTTTGTGAACGCGGTGGTCATTTCCGGCCTGGGGTACCTGGTCATGGAGCGCTTCCTGAAACGGATGGTGCCGGTCAAGGTCGGGGCGGGCCTGGAATGGTTCAGGCTGAACGACTATTTCATATTCGTGCTGATAGGGGGCCTGGCGGCCTATTTACTTATTGACAAGGGCGCATACCCGGTGCTGCATAGTGCAGGCTTGAATATAGCCCTTGGGGCGGCGCTGCTTTATTTCGTGCAGGCGCTGGGGCTGATCAAGTATTTCCTGATCCAGCGGGGGCTCCCCGGCTACTTTCTCCCCCTGGGGCTTACGGTGATGCTGATCGCGGGGATGTGGATGGCTCTCTTCCTGTTCATCATGCTCGCCGGGCTGGGGGCGCTGGACGTGTGGGCCGATTTCAGGAAACGGATAACCGTCGATACCAATAAAAAAGACACTGAATAA
- a CDS encoding 30S ribosomal protein S18 has translation MSDTIDNEKKEGQTTEAPAEQAAAAPAAETAPAAPSAPERPAGDRPAGDRPPRSDSRERGDRPPRRGRFGDREGGEGGSSEGGMRVPRFKKKMCIFCQDKNVAIDYKRPDILERFITDRGKILPRRVTGTCSKHQRIVAREIKRGRAIALLPFVEQ, from the coding sequence ATGTCTGATACCATAGATAACGAAAAAAAAGAAGGTCAAACCACCGAAGCGCCGGCCGAGCAGGCCGCGGCAGCGCCGGCCGCAGAAACCGCGCCGGCAGCGCCGTCCGCGCCTGAAAGACCGGCAGGCGACAGGCCGGCGGGCGACAGGCCGCCCCGCAGCGATTCCCGCGAGCGCGGCGACCGTCCTCCCCGCAGGGGCCGTTTCGGCGACAGGGAAGGCGGCGAAGGCGGCTCTTCCGAGGGCGGAATGCGGGTTCCCCGCTTCAAAAAGAAGATGTGCATCTTCTGCCAGGACAAGAACGTCGCCATTGATTACAAGCGGCCGGACATCCTCGAGCGGTTCATCACCGACCGGGGCAAGATCCTGCCGCGGCGGGTCACCGGCACCTGCTCCAAGCACCAGCGGATCGTTGCCCGCGAGATCAAGCGCGGCCGGGCCATCGCCCTGCTGCCCTTCGTGGAGCAATAA
- a CDS encoding single-stranded DNA-binding protein has protein sequence MASDLNKAILIGRLTRDPELRYTQSGTSVCSFSIANNRSYVTGGEKKEQVSYFNCVAWAKTGEVIAEYCKKGKRIGIEGRLQQRSYDDKDGNKRQIVEIVVDNFQFLDAPGGGGGAKEAPMDVPSSSHEPSSGGENPFSDEDIPF, from the coding sequence ATGGCAAGCGATCTGAACAAGGCGATTCTTATCGGGCGGCTCACCAGGGACCCGGAGCTCCGGTACACCCAGAGCGGCACTTCGGTATGCAGTTTTTCCATAGCCAACAACAGGTCCTACGTGACCGGCGGCGAAAAGAAGGAGCAGGTTTCCTATTTCAACTGCGTCGCCTGGGCCAAGACGGGGGAGGTTATCGCCGAATACTGCAAGAAGGGAAAGCGCATCGGCATCGAGGGGCGGCTCCAGCAGCGGTCCTATGACGACAAGGACGGGAACAAGCGGCAGATCGTGGAGATCGTCGTGGACAACTTCCAGTTCCTGGACGCCCCCGGCGGCGGCGGCGGCGCCAAGGAAGCGCCCATGGACGTCCCGTCGTCGTCCCACGAGCCTTCATCGGGCGGTGAAAATCCTTTTTCCGATGAGGATATCCCCTTTTAA